DNA sequence from the Melospiza melodia melodia isolate bMelMel2 chromosome 22, bMelMel2.pri, whole genome shotgun sequence genome:
CCAAAGTCTGGTGTCTTGTCTCCACCCAGGCTGCCCATGGGTGACCAGCACTTGGTGAGGTGACAGCACCTACAATAGGCTTGGTTTAGAACTTGATTTTAAAGACCTGAAGGCATTCTGGTCCTGATGTTAATTTAGACAAACAAATCAGTCAACTTTTGGTCTTGTCTTCTGGtgaaagaaacttctccagagaCCCAACCACGAGCATCTGCTGTGAGGCTGGTGCTTTGCAGTGTGCTGAGGGTGTGATCAAAcccaaatatttatttattcatttatttatttgtttgtttgttttgatagCCATTATGCAAATCTCCTTTCACTGATACTGGGAATGTTCAATGTTCAGTTTTGAGGGGTTTGGTGCACCTGAATTTTGTCATTATGAGATGATGCCATGCCCTACATGTCACACCTGCTCCTAGGCAATCTCCTGCCCAAATCCATCCTCTGTGAGGTGAAGGAATCCATTTTTCCCTGACTTTAACCCAGCCCTTTAACCCTGTGTCAGTGCCCCCTGGTTGAGCATTACTGTAATGGAGTGGTGTCTGCACCACCTTGAAATAGGAACTTTCTAAATCCAGGCACTCTGAGAATTATTATCAATATGCCTCAGTGAGTGCATTCCTCATCTAAATGGAAGAACtcagctgaaatccttcctagGGATGAATCATCATTAATAATTCACTCTTTGTCTTTGGTGAgtggtgattttttaaaataaactagGGCTCACTCAGTCCTTCCAATCCTTTCTTTGCTCTATTTATTATTGGAAAGAAATTTTGTCCTTTCTCACCCCGTGAAAAATCTCATGGGACCTAATTTGTAAGGGAGAAAGAATTGTTATTTCCTTCTTGCTGTGACTTTTCTCACTTTCATGGGTTTGTGACTCTCACCAGCCTCTCTATTTTCCCCCAGGTATTCTACATCTCTCTCTGGACAAACCTTTACTCCACCCTCCAGCTGTGTTCCCTGGGCCACTCCTGGGGGGCTGGCGTGCTGGTGACACTGGTGGCCCTGGCTCTCACTGTCCTGGTGATCCTGGTCATTGATGGGCACCACAGGAAGGTGAGAGGAGGCTCCTGGAGTGGGAATGTGGAGAGAGGGGAGTAGGATTCCTCCTGCTGGGGCatttgctggctgcaggcagagaaTACAATGATCCAGGGAGGAGGGAACAATTTTACAGCACTCAGGGAAGGCAAGGGGTGTTCTGCAGCCAAGGGAGGGGATGGAATGCTTGAGAGGGAAGGGTTGGAGCTGCTCAGGCTGGATCAGACCTCCTGCTGGTGGAGAGCAGAGGGTTAGAGAATctcagcctggtttgggttggaagggaccctaaatcccacccagtgccacccctgccatggcagggacacctcccactgtcccaggctgctcccagccctgcccagcctggccttgggcactgccagggatccaggggcagccacagctgctctgggcaccctgtgccagggcctgcccatcctccagggaacaattcccaattcccaatatcccatccagccctgccctctggcagtgggagccattccctgtgtcctgtccctccatccctgtccccagtccctctgcagctctcctggatctTCTTTGAGCACTGAGAGGCCCCAGCAGGGTTACCCTGCAGAGCAGCCCTTGCAGAGTGTGGAttgtgctcccagctcctgccctgctcctgctgattCCTCCTTGCATTCCCTGCTGCCTCTGGCATCACTGGCACCATTTCTTTGGCTGAAGAATAAGATTGGAAAATCTGATTCAAAATCCAGAAGGGGGATATGGAGCAAATTATTCTTCCAAGAGGAGACCAGGCAAATGTGGGGGTTCAGAGGTTTGGGAAAGGAGATTGCTGGGGGGTGGAAGGGAGAACATGACACTGGAAATCAACCCCACTGTTCTCCTTTCCGAGCTGCAGTATTTGGCATTATCCAGCTGCAGTTTTGCTGTGGATTGTGTTATTTTTCCTTGCATTCTTTAACAGCTAAATGTGAACACAGATGTGAGGCTGGCAGCTGTCAATGAAATCTTTATCAAATACAGCATAATCCTGGGGATTACAGATGTCCTGGATGGACCACACAACATCCTGCAAGTATCCTTGGTGGGAATTGCTCAGGGAATTAGTGGAAATTGGTCAGATCCCTCCTGGATAAATTCCTCCTGCTGGAGACATTTATCAATTCCATCAATTACCTTTATCAATTTATCACAGCATCAATTATTATTGATGCTGTGATCCAGAGGATGGCATTCCTAGGATCTGCTTTGTTTCCTATGGGGAGAGTATGAGGAATTGGgatgtttttatttcttctgtAAGTGGGGATTGAGATATGCCCAAAAGTGATTGGAAATAATGAGTCTAAAGGATTAAAGTGGGATTCATTAGTGCAGACAATTATTCCTAAAAATGTGTTATAATTATGTGCCACTGATGATTCTGCCTATAGGCAGAGGGATAGCAAAGTTCCTatggcaaaaaaccccaaaaccaaaccaagaaaaccaaacaaaaactgaaaaactgctaaaaaaaaaaaaaaaaacaaaaaaacaagggGGAGAAAACCAAACAGTCCTCAAAACCTTGGGCTCATTTGCTCCTTTTCAGAGAGGATTTTTCTGCAATAGACAGGGATTTAGGGGAATGAAGAGAGTTTTAAGGCTCCAAGAAGGTGTTGAAGGAAGGTGAAAGAGACACAGAGAGAGGCTTAAAATAcaaatggagagagaagccagagTGAAGCAGGGAAGGGGACAGAGAACACTGCAGGAGGGCAAAGTCATtcaggaggaggagaaaattcTGAAAAACCTGAATTCCCCATTTGCAAACCTGAATTCAACATTTATTCAGGACAGCATGGTCCATTAGAGGACTAATCCAGGGAGCCTTCACCTCGACCTACCTGTCCCAAAACTGCCTGAGAGCAGCAAATAACCCAGAGATTTACAATGGCTCTGTCTGCTCCAATGTCAGATCCATTTTAACCCTCTGGATTTTGCATTTTTCCtgcatccctgtgctgctggcaggtgcAGCAGATGCACAAGGACAGAGCTCTGGCtgcctcagctggcaggactcacATCCCCAACACGCTGCTCTTGGAAAATTCTACTCAAAAGTGTCCCACGACCAGCACTAAGAATGGGCAATTTTGTGAAAAATCAGTGGAGTGAATCCCTAGAAACAAAGGAGAGAGAGCAGGAAGGGGTTTAGGGCAGCTGAGGGTGTGGGGTCACTGAGATGAGCAATGGAAATGACCAAGGCTCTTCCcaggctgcaggggctgagggaggagGACTGGCTGCTCTCTGCTTCCCCTTTAGCTTGGGGTTTTGTCTTATCCCAGACCAGCCTGGCTTCAAACCAGCCACTGGTTTAAAGTGTGGAATTCAGGTTTACAAATGTGGAATTCGGGTTTTTCAGGGTTTCCTCCTCCTCATGgtgtaagagcctaaatgagggatgcaggactccaggcagctctccaaaatgcagtttatgccatccaagaggttacagcagcccagggtggtgggtgacagagctgtgcccacagctgtcagctccagctgcaggcaggcctggagaccctttgggtttggttacaatgcattagagACTTTTCTTTGCTCAGCATCTTCATGCAGTAggaccaatctataccttaactattatctatagcccatcataactactgtaattaccatattcatgttactgttctccaatcactaaaagtcagtacattacagtttaagctagaagttgtttttcagttttcttgcagtggaaaattctgagaccttttttctacttgcaactttgctgacttgtttgcctgtgctctctttctgcttggtaaaaacatcttcttgtttggggtgggtttatcctttgctctaagccataaaaaccccttctaaccaacacaccctttgcctccttggttatccagtgagactggctcagcaattcttttcttctatatcaaaacttgcttccatctctattccttcatcagactctacattcaaaaatctttctgctaagcacacatatctgtgagactcttgtcaaactttcatccttcctaaCATCATGGCCTCAAACCAGCCACTAGGCTGTGTTATTTGGTCCTGGCTGTCCCGAGGGCAtcacctgccccagctctgctccctgggagcccagcccagcatccACAGGGATGGGAGGGAAGGCATGGAGAGATTCTTTCCTTaaccagcccctcccagctgtgcTTTGTGCActtcagcccccagccctgcctccagGCCCTGGCAGCCCACATCACTCACCTGCAGGGGACACAGgtaagggacactggggacagcctggggacacgggcagggacactggggacagcctggggacacgggcaGCTCCTGCCCCAAGCCCGGATTGGGGGCGGTGGAGGTGAGCAAGGACAGAGAagtggcccaggtccccttgtgGCCAGCAGTGCTGGCACACTGTCCCCACAGGGGGTGACACCGAGTCACTGCTGGCCTGCAGGTGGCCCTGGGGAcctgcccaccctgtccctgcctcCTCGGGCTTGTTTTGGCCTGGGATGGAGATGGGCAAGGACAAATGAGTGTTTGAGTACCCTGGGAACTGGACAGACTGGGCGGTGAATGAAGTGCACCTGTCCCTGCCTAGTTCAGCAGGAATTTGTCCAGACCCCATGGAATGTGCGTGTCTGGATAATTAACAGTGCAGCTTTAATGACGGAAAGTCACCAGGAATGAAAGGCAAATTTTGGAAGCATGTGGCAACACCTTGGAACAGCTGCCACCTTGAGCTGTCCTCCTGGAAAAAGTGGGAtagcctggaggagcaggaatTGCTGCATTGAGTTAATTATATAAAAAATTTGTCCTCTTGGCCTTCAGAAAATGTTTTGCTCTCTGTGGGTGAGTAAATATCCACTGAACTGCTTTTGTGAGGTGAGAGCCCTGAAATCTCCAGGCTGCTCATCTCCCTGGAAGCTTCAGCTCAGGGAGGGACAGCAATTCCTGAATTCACACAGGGGATGAGAGAACTCTGTTTTTAAAGACAGGATTCTCCATGCCAGGCTGTGTCCgtggtgctgggagcagccactgtcactgagggcagccaggccatggcagggacacccagcTCCAAGTGCTGGGCATGGGAAACTCCAGGAGTGAAAAAtgtgcaaaaaaagagaaaattgtaCCTTTTAAACTCTGTCATCAGGACACCACTGCTGCCTGGGGTGGGAAATCCCAGGAATAAATCCatggttgtcggtttctcggctgttttaaagacctggaaaggctcggggtggccttggacagcccgcgattcaaaggacgagaagagacttcagatcttttcccggtctcggtgtttattaattgtttatctaaaagattttctctcagcccaacagaggtctgcacagcagccagccatgagcacactgagagcccccggggcggtctcttatctttatactcgaagttacatatacaatatttataatttttccccaataccttttacccttattaaccagtgcacttttagcaataaccaatcccaaagtgccaacatcaccacagaagatggaggtcaagaagaagaagaagaaggacaggacacgccccaattcctccatcttacttctttagacccccctgtacagaaatcttaaaccctgtgtttcacattctaattaacttatcccttcaccattcacccagtgaaatcctcccatcctcatacaggtgtcgtctcccgtgcaggatcaaagtccagccaccagacacttctggcaacattccaggactcccgagccccccaaggatagtctcggtcactctgcacatcagtcctgaggtgctgagatcccacacatggTACCTTATAAAGGTTCTCCACAGGACAACACTGCTACCTGCCTTTGGAGAGCCCCAAAATCTCCTTCTCTTGCAGGCAGGCTTGAGGCACAGGCTGAACAAGCTCTGGGTGGTCATGGATGTGGCAGCTCAGCCCGAGCtgggggtggaggaggaggctCCATGTGAAGAATCTCCTCTTTTATCCAGAGGGGTGACCCTGAATAAAGATCCTGTGACCTGCAGTGAGCTCCTGCACCTCATCCCCGAGGGCCCACCCCAGGTGAGGAGAAATATCCCCTTTATAGAGGCACCAAATCACCCCTGAGGCATCTCAGCTCCAAAACTCATCCCAGCCAGGGGGACACCACCTTTTCCTCCAGCAGAAGCACCTGGAAGCCCACACAGACCTtctccagccctggtgctgccaggaggaggagaaagccTGAATTCCACATTTGTAAACCTGAGTTcaaagctgtctgagcagctgggGATAATCCTTGAGGAACTCATGGGTTGGGCTTTTCCTTGCTGGTCCCAAGGGTCCTGTTTGGAAGAAAACCTCTCCCCAGGGACCTGATGGCCCTGCCAAGGCTGAGCTGAGCCATGGATGAGCCCAGCCTTtgtttcccctccatggaaagtGCCTTCAAAGACTTGTGCCACGCTGAGCCACAAATGTGCCCTGATTCCTGCTCAGCACGGATGGGATGATTTTGATTTATTTTCCCGTCACTAAGTGAATTCAGGGCAGGTGACATCCCTGCAGCTCTCTGGCTGTCTAGAGGCCAAAACAAGCCCGAGgaggcagggacagggtgggcaggTCCCCAGGGCCACCTGCAGGCCAGCAGTGACTCGGTGTCACCCCCTGTGGGGACAGTGTGCCAGCACTGCTGGCcacaaggggacctgggccactTCTCTGTCCTTGCTCACCTCCACCGCAGCCAATGCAGGACTTGGGGCAGGAGCtgcccgtgtccccaggctgtccccagtgtccctgcctgtgtccccaggctgtccccagtgtcccttacCTGTGTCCCCTGCAGGTGAGTGATGTGGGCTGCCAGGGCctggaggcagggctgggggctgaagTGCACAAAgcacagctgggaggggctggttAAGGAAGGAATCTCTCCATGCCTCCCCTCCCATCCCTGTggatgctgggctgggctcccagggagcagagctggggcaggtgaTGCCCTCGGGACAGCCAGGACCCAAACAACACAGCCCAGGGTCGGTTTTAATCCAGGTTTAAAACCAGTGGCCGGTTtgaaggcaggaggaggaggaaacccTGAAAAATATCTGAATTCCCCACTTCTAAACCTGAATTCCCCATTTGCAAACCTGAATTCCACATTTTAAATCAGTAGCTGGTTTGAAGGCAGGTTTAATACGAGAGGCTGGTTTGAAGGCAGGAGGAAATCCTGAAAAAGCTGAATTCCACATTTGTAAACTTGAATTCCATGTTTTAAACCAGTGGCTGGTTTGAAGTCAGGAGCAGGAGGAAACCCCGAAAAACCTGAATTCCACATTTGTAAACCTGAATTGCACATTTTAAACGAATGGCTGGTTTAAAACCAGTGGCTGGTTTGAAGCCAGGTTTAAAACCAGTGGCTGCTTTTGGAGCTAGGAGGAGGGGGAAACCCTGAAAAACCCGAATAACACATTTGTGAACCTGAATTCCGGTTTGAAGCCTGCTTTAAAACAAGGGGCTTGTTTGAAGCCATGAGGAGGAGGAAACCCTGAAAAACCTGAATTCCACATTTGTAAACCTGAATTCCACATTTTAAACCAGTGGCTGGTTTGAAGCCAGGCTGGTCTGGGCTAAGACAAAACCCCAAACTAAAGGGGAAGCAGAGAACAGCCAGTCctcctccctcagcccctgcagcctgGGATGAGCCAGGGTCATTTCCATTGCTCATCTCAGCGACCCCACACCAAATAAACCACGGGGCAGAGTGACACAGCTGCTCTGACAGATCTCTTGCTCCCTGCAGGCCatggcccagcagctcctggtgctgttcAGCGCGTGCTACGTGCGGCTCCTGGTGACGGGCCGGCTGCCTCGGGCCAGCCCAGGGGGAcacctgggccacagcagcatcCCCTGCCTCTGCCAGTTCATCCAGAGCACgctgctctgctcctgagccAGGAATGACACACGTCACCCTgctcttctaagccttctgatggttacattcttgtaatggagtttctcatgcgctgtcaccatgatattttctgacaaatccttttgccaggattttcctcttgagaagcctcagaaaagaaatgtaaacaataattttcTGATTGCTTGGATTGGGGTCTGGAGGTTACTtcccaacaggtgcatctttgattgacGGATTGtgagaattgtttttaattaatggccaatcccagtccagTTGTGACAAGACTCTGGTCAGCCACAGATTTTTATTATCCATTCTTTTAtagccttctgatgtcttctttatctttagtatagttttagtatataattttcttttaatataatatatataataaaataataaatcagccttctgagaacatggagtgagatcctcatctctcacctcatcctgaagaccctcacaaactcaacaAGGAATGTCACCCTGTTCttttaagttcttctaagccttctcaaatttatatttttgtaatggagtttctcatgCATTTTTATGTAAATCATGATTGTTTTTGTATTCTTTTCTAGAAAAGgagaaatttgatagactgttaGTTTAACCAGGGCCATTAGAGAAGTAACagtttcatcctccaatccaggGTCACTTTTGAAAGTCTATATATATCAAAGTCAAGAAATAAACTTTCTTCTTTTTACCTTAGAAGTTTCAGCGTGCATGGCATTCATTTCGCGTCCTGACCTGTCCACAGACTCCAGGTCAGAAGGATGAGAGGCCAGAAGCCCTGACTTTCTTGGAACCCCTTCTTTTGTAGCCTGGTTGGATACAGGGGGAcctgattggtcatttaatcaacacatttcacttgattggctaattaagaagacACCCTTTGGTAAAACATCTTAGGAGGAAAACAACTTGTTGAAAACAACACCTGCAGATAGTTTATCATTTGTTtacctttctttttctctctgcctCACTAAAACTTCCCAGACCAATTCATGGGAAAGCGTCTCTGGCTTTCTCTCTCACTGGCCAGACTTATTTCCACAGTGCTCCACACCCACCACAGCTGGGCCAAGTGACCAGAGGGACAGGAAAACACCAAAGCAGAACTGTCCCCACACTCCAGTGTGGAGGAGTCATGGGGCAGAGAAGGGAGCTCTAATTCCTTGTCCTGGATGAACGAGTGGAAATAGGACTCTAATAAAAGATGCAGGAAAGCTGCTCACCTTGGAGAGCTCCTGCCCACCAGCTTGGTGATGAGGAGGTGCCTCAGGGGTCAGAAACAAtccagggacagcctgggactCGTTTGTGTCCACACCCTCCTGCCACCAGCCATTTCCCCTTCACAGAACCTCATGCAagcaaagggcagagctttgctggggtggcagcaggaggctgAGCCCTGGAGCACCAGGACTTGGCACTTGCCATGGTACAGGGTGACTCTGCTCCTTCTCCTGTTGTTTCTGTCAGCAGGAATGGTGACATGAGATCCATctcctcctgcctcaggccccagCACATTCCCTCAGCAGCCAGCCCCTAACTCATGATCCTCTTATCAGTGATCTCCACAAAGGATCCTCCTTATAAGTGACTCCAGGCAAAGGATCCCCTTATCAGCGAGGTCTCCACATGATCCCCTTATCAATGACCTCCAATAAAGGATCCCCTTATCAGTCCCTTATCAGTGACCCCCCCCCAATAAAGGATCCCCTTATCAGTGACCCCCAACAAAGGATCCCCTTATCAGTGACTCCCTCCCAATGTCCAACCCCCTTATCAGTGACCCCCCACCCACCACGTAATGAAAGATCCCCTTATCAGTGACACCCCCAAAAAGGATCCCCTAATCTGTGACCCAACACAAAGGATCCCCTTATCAGTCCCTTATCAGTGACACCCCCAACCAATAGATCCACTTATCAGTGACCCCCCCAACCAATAGATCCACTTATCAGTGACCCCCCAACCAAAAGATCCCCTTATCAGTGACCCCCCAACCAAAAGATCCCCTTATCAGTGACACCCCCAACCAAAAGATCCCCTTATCAGTGAATCCCCAACAAAGGATCTCCTTATCAGTGATATCCACAAAGGATCCTCTTATAAGTGACCTCACACAAAGGATCCCCTTATCAGCGACCCCACACAAAGAATCCCTTTATCAGTCCCTTATCAGTGACCCCCCCAACAAAGGATCCCCTTATCAGTGACCCCCAACAAAGGATCCTCTTATCAGTGACCTCCCCAATGCATGATCAGTGACCCCCAACAAAGGATCCTCTTATCAGAGACCCCCCAAACACAGATAATCCCGTTATCAGTGAGCTCCCCACCTGATTCCCTTATCAGTGACCCCCTCCCAAACACACATAATCCTTTTTTCAGTGACCCCCCAAACACAGATAATCCCGTTATCAGTGCCCCCCCATGTGAATCCCTTATCAGTGCCCTCCCATGTGATCCCCTTATccccctgtgctgccagtgcAGGATCCCAGGCACTGCAGTGACCCCAAACTCATTCCAGAATAAAAACCCCCACACTCCCAGGCAGCTGATTTCATCCACCTTTACTGTGGTCCCGCTGTCACAGGAGGGGTCAGGCAGGGTCCC
Encoded proteins:
- the TMEM268 gene encoding transmembrane protein 268 isoform X1, with product MAQKSQTGGTEKNGSSLLYSKNDLKEGALQWVPEPPQGQVLLVLSLDNTCPSSSFDMDLCADKLQSLGIQVPMDPWRRLIQEGVLSPRVRQYLFYSSRGCQIAMAMVFYISLWTNLYSTLQLCSLGHSWGAGVLVTLVALALTVLVILVIDGHHRKLNVNTDVRLAAVNEIFIKYSIILGITDVLDGPHNILQLCFVHFSPQPCLQALAAHITHLQGTQAGLRHRLNKLWVVMDVAAQPELGVEEEAPCEESPLLSRGVTLNKDPVTCSELLHLIPEGPPQAMAQQLLVLFSACYVRLLVTGRLPRASPGGHLGHSSIPCLCQFIQSTLLCS
- the TMEM268 gene encoding transmembrane protein 268 isoform X2, with product MAQKSQTGGTEKNGSSLLYSKNDLKEGALQWVPEPPQGQVLLVLSLDNTCPSSSFDMDLCADKLQSLGIQVFYISLWTNLYSTLQLCSLGHSWGAGVLVTLVALALTVLVILVIDGHHRKLNVNTDVRLAAVNEIFIKYSIILGITDVLDGPHNILQLCFVHFSPQPCLQALAAHITHLQGTQAGLRHRLNKLWVVMDVAAQPELGVEEEAPCEESPLLSRGVTLNKDPVTCSELLHLIPEGPPQAMAQQLLVLFSACYVRLLVTGRLPRASPGGHLGHSSIPCLCQFIQSTLLCS